The DNA region TGTCACTTTATGCACCTATGAATTTACTTGCAGTGTATAATACATAGAGTCCTACAGGCACCAGTACGGATATAGCTGCGTTCTTCACGGTCATGTGTCTTGCATGAACAAGTCCGAATATCCAGATGTTAGCACTCCATAATGTGAAAAGGATCCCGACTATCATTGACATTTTCATGGTGGGGTCATTGAGCATTGCCTGTTCCATAAGTTCCGGGTTCTGCATGTCAAAGTTCTCTACTGAGAATGATGTTGCCATTACTATGGTCCCTATGATACTGTTTGCAATGGATGGGATGAATCCGTAGGCAACAACTTCGAGTACTCGCTTGAACGTTCCTTCTCCGCCCAGGATGGATGAGATCGCATAGAATACTCCTGAATAAATGACCCACATAATGATCGCCCCTATAAATGCACCGATTCCTCCTGCAATTGCCCCTATGCTTGCAAATGCTGCTGCTTCAGGTGGCAATATTTCCATGATCTTTTGCGTCATTATTACGGCGTTTATCGCGCCGAGGACTGCAATGAGAAGTACGATCATAAGCGGGGTTTTCATTTCCACTTCGGTCTTCATCTTTTCTGCAAAAAAGCCGTTTGGATTTGTAAGAACTTGAGTAAGCGTCATTCTTTTTTATATACGAACCATTGTATATATTATTGGTGGCTTCGTTATTTCGACAAGTTTCAACTTATATTCTCGAAACACTCTCTGAGCAACCCTGCTGCTTTACTATAATCAAGGTCGGTTATCTCAATTGTCTTTTTTGTGCTTCTTGCACCTGACCTTATACTGATGCTTGAAGTGTTTATGTTAAAGAAGTCTGCGAGGGTCTCTATAAGCTCATTGTTGGCCTTACCTTTCTGGGCAGCGGCTGTAAGTTTTATTTCGATGCGCTCCCGCCATTGGTTGTAGCCACCGGGAAAACAGGACTTTTTTGCGCCTGGTGTCACTTCCAGATCAATGGTAATACTATCCCCTTTATCCTTTAGTGAATTTTCAAAAGACATGTCTGTGACCTTTATTGAATTATATGGGATATGGTATGATCGAGAAGATGTCGATAATGCTGTAGCCCGGCCCACTAACTCCGAAAGATCATCCTATTGGGATCCCCGCTGTCCCTTCCGGTTTCCCTCGTGTCAGGCGTATGTTGCATTATCGTATGTGCCGCATTGAGGTTGTCTGTACATTCACAGAAAGGCTCTGCCATATTCTCGTGCAAGGACCTTACAATGCGCCATGGAGTACTATATGGTAGTGTAATATAAAGATGACGTATTGTGGTGGCAATAACTCAGTATGGATCTTGTTCCGGGGGTCAGTTGTGCATTGGTGGATGCTATTGATCTGTCAGTAGGATTTATGCGTCTGACTTATGATCTTGAAATAGTTTTCGGAAATGTCAAAGAAAAAATGCCGAATTCGAAAGAGTTGGTGGCAATTTTAAAGAGGGATTTCTTATAATATATCTCTCTTCTTCTCGTTTTCATCTCTTATCTTAATTAATTGGAAGGTAATTCAGTACCAAAATAATTATATACTTCATATCGGTAATAGCTAGCCTAGTCATCACACTGGTGATAACATCTTTATAACTACCAATGAGATGATCACAATAAAGTGTTAACAAAAAAGGCTATATAATTTCCATGGCTTTTTTAAAAAATAGAATTATTATCTAAAATTAAATGCGAGGTAAATCACATGGCAGAACAGAACCCATTTGAAAATGCAAGAAAGCAGTTAAAGAAATGCGCAGATATACTTGAGCTTGATGAAGGTATCCACGAGATCCTCAGAAACCCAATGAGGGAAATGCACGTATCCCTTCCTGTCCGCATGGACGACGGAAGCATCAAGGTCTTCCAGGGATTCAGGGTACAGTACAACGATGCAAAGGGTCCAACCAAAGGTGGTATCCGCTTCCACCCAGAAGAGACCGTTGACACAGTCAAGGCACTTGCAGCATGGATGACCTGGAAATGTGCAGTAATGGACATCCCTCTCGGTGGAGGTAAGGGTGGAGTTATCTGCAACCCTAAGGGAATGTCCGCTGGTGAACTCGAGCGCCTTTCAAGGAAATTCATTTCAAGCATCTCAATGATCGTAGGTCCTGACAAGGATGTACCTGCACCGGATGTCTACACCAACCCACAGATGATGGCATGGATGATGGACGAGTTCTCCAAGTTCTCCGGTAAGAACCAGGCTGGTGTCATCACCGGTAAGCCACTCAGCATTGGTGGTTCACTCGGTCGTGGCGACGCAACAGCTCGTGGTGGTCTCTACGCAGTCCGTGAAGCAGCAAAAGAGATCGGTCTCGAACTCAAGGACGCAACAGTAGCAATCCAGGGATATGGTAACGCAGGTTACTTCGCAGGCACTCTCTGTGAAGAGCTCTTCGGATGTAAGGTCGTTGCTGTCAGTGACAGCAGGGGCGGCGTCGTGAACATGAATGGTCTCAGCGCACAGGCAGCACAGGACCACAAGATGGAAACCGGTTCAGTTGTCGGCCTCGCAGGAACAGAACCAATCTCCAACGAAGACCTCCTTGAGCTTGATGTCGATGTACTTGTCCCAGCAGCTCTTGAGCACGTCATCACACACGAGAACGCAGACAAGATCAAGGCAAAGATCATCGCAGAACTTGCAAACGGTCCAACAACACCTGAAGCAGATGAGATCCTCTTCAAGAAAGGTATACACATGATCCCTGACTTCCTCTGTAACGGTGGCGGAGTTACTGTGTCCTACTTCGAAATGGTCCAGAACTTCTACATGTACCGCTGGAGTGAAGAGCGTGTCCACAA from Methanococcoides methylutens includes:
- a CDS encoding DUF167 domain-containing protein, which gives rise to MSFENSLKDKGDSITIDLEVTPGAKKSCFPGGYNQWRERIEIKLTAAAQKGKANNELIETLADFFNINTSSISIRSGARSTKKTIEITDLDYSKAAGLLRECFENIS
- a CDS encoding Glu/Leu/Phe/Val family dehydrogenase, whose amino-acid sequence is MAEQNPFENARKQLKKCADILELDEGIHEILRNPMREMHVSLPVRMDDGSIKVFQGFRVQYNDAKGPTKGGIRFHPEETVDTVKALAAWMTWKCAVMDIPLGGGKGGVICNPKGMSAGELERLSRKFISSISMIVGPDKDVPAPDVYTNPQMMAWMMDEFSKFSGKNQAGVITGKPLSIGGSLGRGDATARGGLYAVREAAKEIGLELKDATVAIQGYGNAGYFAGTLCEELFGCKVVAVSDSRGGVVNMNGLSAQAAQDHKMETGSVVGLAGTEPISNEDLLELDVDVLVPAALEHVITHENADKIKAKIIAELANGPTTPEADEILFKKGIHMIPDFLCNGGGVTVSYFEMVQNFYMYRWSEERVHNRLDAKMTNAYHAVLEASKEYNIEMRTAAYVVAINRVVEAMSDRGWLY
- a CDS encoding YIP1 family protein, coding for MTLTQVLTNPNGFFAEKMKTEVEMKTPLMIVLLIAVLGAINAVIMTQKIMEILPPEAAAFASIGAIAGGIGAFIGAIIMWVIYSGVFYAISSILGGEGTFKRVLEVVAYGFIPSIANSIIGTIVMATSFSVENFDMQNPELMEQAMLNDPTMKMSMIVGILFTLWSANIWIFGLVHARHMTVKNAAISVLVPVGLYVLYTASKFIGA